DNA sequence from the Microcebus murinus isolate Inina chromosome 18, M.murinus_Inina_mat1.0, whole genome shotgun sequence genome:
CTACCTGCATTCCAGCTCAGCTACTGCCACTCCTGACACTGATCATCAGGAGCCCGGCTCACAGGGGTGACAGCACAGCTCCACCTCCACCttcacctcctccctctgctctccctctGCTTTCTCATAGTTGCACTTTCAGAAATGACTCCGCGGGAGAGAGATCAAATACAGTCCTGAGGGACAGGCCCACCGCTGCCAGGTGTCCTTACTGTCCCGCACCTCCTCAGGAGGCACTCcacaccttttatttttaaagcttttgactACAAACATGTTTAAACATACACAAGAGCAGAGAGAACAACGTATCCCCCATTCCACCATTCAGCCTTCACAACTACCAGGCACGATGAACCCATCTTTTACACAGTGATGAAAGTATAAAAGCCCACCAAACATCTTCCAACTAACCCTCCGAAGACCTGCTACGTGCCCTGTGTCAATGCTCCCACGTTCCTTGGTACTTGCCACACTCACCCACAGCGCACCGACGCAGCCTCGGTGACCGAAACACACTGAGTTACTGGCTTTGGCGTGGGCTCTGCTCCGCGTTGTGTCAGCCCTGAGGAGCCgcctgctccccctccccgctccctgcAAGCAGCgatctgcacacacacactcagcacAACGTTGCCGCCCGTGTCTCACAAGGTGACCATAACGGGAAAGGACTACAGAAGCAGACAACCTTCTATGTTGATAAGTACTTAAGATTGCCatataaatgttttcaaacataTAGAGGAATACTGTTGCCCAGTCTATTCTTGAactcctcccatctcagccttctaaagtgctgggGTTGCAGGCCTGAGCTACCGCACCCAAGCAACACTCAACACTTAATAACACACACCCGCACACTCAGGGCACTTAGGAGGCAGCTTTATGTGTATAAATACTCATTGAAGAAAAGTAGATACAAATATTACTATGACCCTCCTATGGACACAGAAAACTGAGACAAAATTTTAGTTCTCTGCCACATTTATTAATGACTGAAAGTGCAGGTATAACTTGAATCACCAACgtgcttttcttcttctggacTAGAATATCCTGGGAAGAGTAGGTACACCCAGAGCCAATTGCAGGGTTCTTACTCCAAATAAGCAACTCAAGTCCTCTGCACTTTCAACAAACCTACAGAATCTCAGTTCCACTTTCATAAAACAAGGGGTTGGCTTACAAGCCTGAAGAGTCGGTTTCAACCTTAAACTATTTCTTTTGATCAATCAATTGATCATTAATTTCCTATAATGGAAAGGCACTATCTTCAAAATTCACAACCTAGTAGTTAGTGTGTGTCGGTTTGTAGGGGCGTGAAAGAAACAATAATTATGAAACATGGACATGGAATGATCTCTATTAAGAATAACATTTCTCGGGCATCAGGCAGGtagcaggggggaggaggggatgggtatatacatacataatgggtgtgatgcgcactgtctgggggatgggcgcgtTTCAAGCTCTGATTCTGGGGAGGGGAAtgggaggaaaggcaacacatgtaacctaaacatttctacacccataatatgctgaaataaaaaaaatactaaaaaaagaatattattataaaCGCCAAAGTGGGCTCCTACGTGAAAGATGTGAGACATAAGGCACAGGAATTGTCACAAGAGGGGGTCATGCCTCATCTTGGTCTAGGTGAGTAGTAGCAGATGTCCAGGGAAAGAGGGACCAGAAGTGCATGGAGGCATGATAGAGCCCGTGGGTGGAAAGATCATGAAACAGACCCGAAAGCAGGCCTGTGTTAGTGAGAGTGACTGCTAAGGAAAAAGAGGGGGATATCATGTCTTGGACACAGGCCCAGGTAATAAACTTCCTGACGTGCCATGTTATGGGAGTTTTAACTTGACCCTGGAGGCCAGGGATCAGAAAACATTTCATTCCTAACAGAGGGTAAATATCGTAGGCTTTACTCGTCATACACTCTGCATTGCAACTACTCGACCCTGCAATTATAGCATGAAGACAGCCACAGACAACACAAATTGGCtatgttgcaataaaactttatttataaaaacaagcagtGGGCCAGTAGACAGTGTTTCCCAATCCAGTGTAGGTGATAGGAAGCCACCGAAACACCTATGTGTTTATAACTACCTTTTATATGCATCCTGGAAACTGTGTGAGGACTGAATGTGAATGGAACTTGACAGAGGGCTAGAAAATGGTTTAGGAATGTGCAACAGTAGTACCAGGATGAAGAGACCAGAGCACAGAGAGGATGCTGAAAAGGCAGTATGAGCCAGACCTTGGGACTGATTTGGatggtggcagcagtggaggtgggggtggtggcagagaggaggaagctgagaaggaggggagagaatGAGCTTTTTGTTACCAGGTTGGATACTGGTTGGGTGATGCTAAGTAAAATAGACATGGAGAACACCGAGAAAAGAAActggtttggggaaaaaaagatttaatcttTTACATGCCGAGGTGAGAAACCTATGTGACATGTTGAAAGCGATGTCGAGGGAAAATCAAATTCATAATTGACAGCAAGATCTGAGCTTGAGGAAAACATGCAGAAGACACCCACTGAGGGATGGCAGTGGAGACTGTGAGAGTCGGTGGACTCTCTTGGAAGGAGTATCTTGGGTAACAGCAATTGACCCCTAAGAAGCTGACGAATACACTCCTCTAGAAAAAcaatacacacataaaaatgtgagttaaatattttataaaatttcggGAATGTATGGACCTTAGGTGAAGAATTCCTGGAAAGTCCAGGTACTTCAAAAACATCAGCATTTAAAAGGTGGATCAAAGTTTCTAAAAACGAAATGGGGaaggaatgattttaaaaaaaattcaaaagagagTGGTAGAGATGTGATTAGGTAATGACTTCTAAAATGACCACTGGGTCTGGCAGTTAGAATGTATTCAGAACCTTGAGCAACAATTTCAGTAGACTGATGAAGATGGACAATGGATTAAAATGTGCCCAAGAGTGACCAGAAGGTGAAGAAGGAGAAACGGTGCACTGGAATGAGACAACCTCAAAGCTTTACATAATCAAGCTCAAAAAGGTCACACATAAAGAAAAGGCCCTAAGGgaagcaaggaaaaagaaaaaaataacatatgaagCGGTTCTCATAGGAttgacagcagacttctcatgggaaaccttacaggccacgAGAGAGTGGGTGACACTCTATTATATAAtgcaaaaatgcaaatatatccttgaacatgaaggagaaataaaaactttcccagacACACAAAAGTGGAGGGATTTCATTAATACCAGTGCCgttctacaaaaaatgttaaaaggagttcttcaatatGCAAAACAACGGGACTTTACTGAGAAATAAGAgatcatctgaaggtatacaactGACTGCGAACAGCAAGCTCACAACTACAGCATACCTCTTGCTGTAACTGGCTTTATTCATTgataaaatgggcacaataataCCTGATCTGCTTACCTCACAGGATGGTTGTACAAATGCACTGAGAAGAGTGTAAGAAAAACCATTTATAAATTAGACAagcaaatttattattaaagttgATGCTCGTGTAGAAAGGCTGCATGCTATGAAGCTCTGCCACACAGTGTCAATGCAGTCCATTGTAGTTGGTGCAAAAACACTAAATGTTGTACCTTTCAACTCTtgttcctttcaatttttttttcttttttttgagacagcatctcactatgttgccggacccagagtgctatggcatcactctagctcacagcaacttcaaactcctggactcaagcgatctttctgcctcagcctcccgagtagctggaactacaggcatgcaccacaatgtctggctaattttctctatatatttttagttggccaattaatttctttctacttttagtagagacagggtctcgctcttgctcaggctagttttgaactcctgaccttcagcaatccaccctcctcggcctcccagagtgctaggattacaggcgtgagccacctcgcccagcctgttCCTTTCAATTTTGAAGGAGCTTCTACAAGGTTCAGAAATGGTATCTTACCAGAATTTGAGGAAAAGCCTTCTCTATTGAAGCTTCTTGTAGGATTTAACTCTAGGCACACATATATTTACTTGCAAGGCTACTGAGCCAAGGAAAtgctatttgaaagaaaaaagctgTTCTTTGACCAATTCTCAAAGAATCACTAATTCATATCAGAAAACTGGGGAGGACAGACTATCAGAAACGCTTTGTTAAGGAGCATGATATGTCTGAGTAGTTAGCTCCACAGTATCTGATTTGTCCCAGAGACCATTGGATAGTCACAAATGCTGGGACTGGGGACACCTCTTCCCTGCAGTTGTGTAGCTCTTCAGCTAGGCAGACCTTCATGCTAAACCTGCATGATGAGGTCAAGGACAGAGCCCCCAAATTACACATGTGTGTGACTCCCAGCGACaggaagtaaatatattttaaatgaaaaaatgactgAGGATGCATATCAGAGAGGGGAGGAAATGACAAGTCTTGGCAGATTTTCTCCTCAAGGCAGGCTACCTGCTCCTGCAAAACTGAAGGGAGACGTGGCCAGGCTGGAGGGCTGTCTCTCCCCTCCAAGAGATCAAGTCACAGTGTTGGCCCATGGGTGCCAAGTGACATGCTGCACAGTTTAAGACAGACATGAGTAACTAGGAGACAGCTCAGAGGACAGCTGTCAGCTGATAAAGACTTTAGAAAAGAAGGTGGAGGAAAAGGGATCGGGGAATGTGAGGACTGTTTAAACCTGGCAAGAAGAGCCTGAATTACATGTGACATATTAGTCGCTATCTGGACATTGCAGGAGCGATTACACAGAGCAGATCTTCTTAAGGTTTGCGTGTGTGACAAGTGCGTGCacgcccgtgtgtgtgtgtgtgtgtgtgtgtgtgtgtgcgtgctcaCTCAAAGGCATTGTCAGGAAAACGTCACACTCACTCACATGGCCCAGGGGATAATCAGATCAGGCTGCTCAAGACTAGGTTCTGCCCTAAGGCTATGATACTCCCAAGTCCTACTCTGCCACCAGGGACGGAGGGAGAAAATTGCTATCACACTGTGACCTGGTCCTGGTTCTGGGGAGTCACACACCTCTTgtgattatatacatttattttgcacttattttacttttgtggATGTTGAGTAATCAATTATTAGTTTTAACTGAGTCATTCCCCCGACTTAAAACAGTAAAGGCTGACTTGAGAACACAGTGTTTGCTAGGCAACATTCATAAAACTAAATAAGTGTAAAAGAATGTTAGGTTTTCTATCTCGGTTAGAAAAAGGCAAACATTCATTCTGTAGATAGTCTGGATTTGCAAACGTGGTCACGAGAGTACAAATGTCTGGGTACAAGTGGATCCCAGGTTGTATTTCAGACTTTCAAGGTACAAGTCAAGGGCTCTGCCAAGTAAAGGGGGACTCAGCTCATATCTAGCTCCAGATGAAATGCACAGAACATGTCACTGAGGCAAACATGTGCTAGGAAGAAAGGGTGGACTTGGACAATGGgatggcaggggagggcagagggacccATGGAaccaggaaggcaggagggatcTGCTGTCCTGGCAGGTGGGACAGGGGCTTTGGCCACACCCTCCTCTCTTTGTCACCTAGGACCCCTTTGTGACTCTCCTGTTCTGGGTGATGCGGGCCTGAGGCTATAGGCCAGCCCGGGCCCCCTCAGCACTCAGTTGCTTCAGGCAGCCCGACTGTTCTCATGATGGAGAGCACTCTTGATTTTATAAATGACTCTGAGCCACATGGCTCATCCTTAGGGGAGACAATCCCTATCCTCACCTTCTTGAGGACTCTGATTTTCCTATTCATATGTATTTGCTATGTTTTTATAAAACCTGTTAAACCCACCCGGAATTATATAATCTTCATAAAGGTAAGGGACACCCAGAGAGATACTTTGCTGTTGGCTCCCATTCCTATCCCACATTCTACCAGAGTCTGGGTGGCTTGGAGAGTGACATGACGGCAGTCTTCCAGGGGaagaggtgggcagggctggggctcggGAGGAGGAAGGTTTCCACCTCAGGCTCACAGGCTCCCTGCCAGGCTGTGGTGGAGGATCCAGCGCAAACCCCCAAACACAGGGACTTCGAGCTGCTGGATTGGCCTGTGCTCACAGTGCGGGTTCTCAGGAGGACAGTCTCCCCTGACACTGGATCCTCACTCTCCATGTCAGGTGTCACTTGACCAAGCCTTCCAACATGTTGGCTGATCAGGAGACACTGTCCAGGCGTCCATGCTCTGTCCCCAGGATACAGGGTCCTGAAGGCGCAGAAGTGACAGCTGCCTTCTGCTCTAGTGTGTCCTCCTCGAGCACAGCACTTGGGAGAACACCAAGTGGGGATTTCACAGACAAATCCTCCTTTGAGTTtctcaaaaaaggaaacattgaaattcattcatcactttaaaaatgggtaaaaggaACACATTTCTAGTAATGAAAGTGGATAGTCATGTTAACGTTGGAGAATGAACAGCTTCTTagagaagaggaggcagagaggctaGTGACCGCAcctcattattttccttttgttcccaGCACCAGGGCAGagcaaagaggaggaggaacgGCGCGACCCTGAGGGGTAAGGTTCTCTCTCGTCCCTCAGCTCTCCAGGGGAGCCTCCTGTTCCTCCCATGGGGCCCCAGGTCCATGATCTCAAGGCTGTCaggtgctgggcacagtgtctgGGAAAGCAGAGCTCAGGGGAGGCTCACAGGAAGGCATTGGGACCTGAGACACTTCTCAGAGTCCCGCTCTGCCCACCTGTGGGCATGACTGAGGGATGGGCCGGGGCCCTGGGTCTCCCCAGTAAGCGGCCATGGGAGACGTCCAGGAAGGACTCCCGGTGGGTCTGGAGTCAGCACTTCTGTCCCCTGAGTCTGCATAAGAGCCCCGACTACCTGGGTGCTCGGGTTGCTCTGAGGGAACCACTGACTTCTGGGCTTCACCTGGTGCTTTTGAGCATCATGTGGGACAAAGGGTGGGACAGGACTTTCTAGATGAACCCACACACACGTGAACCTTGCTAATATTACTGTTGACCATTTGACCACATCTGCTGATATCTGGGCTGCCAGAGCTTAACAAGCCCAGGGTCTCCCATAAAGGGAGCCCCGGGTGATCCTAATCTTCTACCTTCCTCACATATCACCTTCTCTCTTGGTTCTCAGCTCAGAGAATGACCCCGATAGAGGCCGCGGAGAGACAGAGGCTACTGTCTTCCACGGAAAGGTGATGGATCTTTCCCCTTGTCTCCAGGGCCCTGTTGAAAGCATTTTCGGTGCATTTCAGGGATTCAGAGCACCCTGACAGGgcctcgggggggggggggcgggggtgtCGCCATGGGAACAGGACAGTGAGCAAAGGGCTTGGGGGAGGCTAGCAAGTGGATTGTGATGTCACAGGAGGGGGCGGCAGGCTGCAGGGGGCCCCACCCCAGTACATGTGCAGGCTTTCCTTCCCTTGTCATGGTCCTGGCTGCAGCTTTGTACCTCCTGTCTTCTGCAGACCCCTGCAACACAGCCATATGAACATCATCTTCCATCTACATCACCCGGCACACCCACACCCCCTCTGTGAGCTGTGCCACAAAACAGCAAGGAAAGCCCCACCATCCCTGCTCAGGGAATCCCTCCATGCTGCTGCTCCCTCTGCGGCTCCTTTCGCCTCCAGCACCGCCTCGCCGTCAGCAAGCCTTCCAGGactcctgcctccagcccctccGCCCCACCCTTCTGCGCCCCAGCCTCTTGCCGTTCCCCATCCCTCAGGTCACACTCCACGAGCACGGCCGCTTCTCAAACCAGAGGCCACTGTCTCGTGGGAGAATATCCTGTTTTTCGGCCTCCGCCTTTCCCGAGACATCGATCCCTTTCGCCTTTCATCCCCGGCCACGCATCTCATACACGCCCGTGCTCGTCACCACGCACCGCCAGCCCCGTCTGCTCCACCACCGCCAGACGGCACTTTAGCCGTGACTCCACCTAAACCGGTTCCCGCCCTTCAGAACCTTGGTCTGGACATATTCTCTCCGGTTAGGGCTCGTGAACCGACCCCTCTTTTCCCTCTAAAGAGAGGCACTGACCCTGCAAACCTGACAGTGTCAGCATTCCTCTGGTGGCAGCCTCATGCCCAGGACTTGTTCCCCTCCAAATGGGCACCATGTGATTTTAAGAAGCAGCTTCTCGCCCTCCACTGTTCTGAAGCCTCATATGCAGGAGACCCTGCAGCCAGCCTCGGAGTGTCtgcttccctctccctgcccaacTCTGCCCTGCTGGCTGTCTGGGAGAGACTAGTTAGCAAGAGGGGGAATTTCCTCATGTGGAAGGGAGTGGAACAATACGTGGGCTCCATTCTAAACCATCTGAGGCCAGGCGAACATCTCACTGCTTCAGGGACCACGTTGGCAGCAGCTGCCACTCAGCAGGGCGCCCCAGGTTCCTTCCCTCGCTGCAGCAGCGAAGGGAAAGCAGCGGAGCTGCACCTGAGCCCACGGCCCCTGCATCCTGACACCTCAGAAGAcgaacagcagcaaaaacacctggagctGCTCTGGCAGCTGCTGTCTCTGTGTGGCAAGTCCCTGCACTCTGTGGTCCTTGTCCAAGACAGCTGTCTCCCCACATTAGTCTTCATCACCACAAGCTCACGAACCTTCAAAGCTGAAGGATTCCTGGCTATTGACCACCTCCACGTTCTGTGCTTGCCCCAAACCCTGCCCCAGTCTCAgtccctaacccttacccaggtcCGGCCTCTGGCCCCATTTCTATCCCCACCCCGCCTCCCACCACCTGGGCCGCTAGGCCCGATTCGGATCCGTGGAGTGAGTTTCCTTCAGAAGAAAACTGGAGTCCACTGTCAACCCAGGCTCATAACACCCGGGTATGGCTCATGCAACACCTGCCGCACCCATGGGTGTCGGTCACTAGTAACTCTTCACAGAGAAACTCGTGCCATGTCCATGTCAATGTGCCATCGTCCCCTCTCCTGGGTTTCGTTCATACGGGGTCATGGCAGAAAAGACCTTCAATATTTGCTCTTCAGCCCACCTAGCTTCCGAGAGACCAGCTCAAAAATCCCACTAAAGAAGGATGCCAGCAAGAATCAGGAACTAAGTAAGAAGAATGGCGCAAAAGTTCATCTGAgcacaaaaaattcaaaacatggaATCTCCAAGTCCACAGGAAGAAGCTTAAAAGAATTTCTTGGAGAAAAAGTCAGAACAACAAAATCAGCTCCCAGCCTACAtcatcccctccctgcctcatCCCCTGCGGGAAAGGGGGCACAGGGAGACCTAAGACCGTCCCCCTCTGGTGCCAACTGTGAACTTCCAGAGAAGGTCTGGAGAGCTGAGGATGGCAGGCAGACTGGCCTGCAGCCCCCTCAGGGCAGCACAGACGACATGTTACAGGAGTCCCCTGGGAGCACTACTTCCCCAGCCACGCCAACGGAGGGACAGCCTCCGGATCAACCACGCTTGAGAAAGCGAATGCTCCGACTGTGGCAGTGGCTTCGTAAGCCCAGAAGAAAGCCCAAGGGGCAAAAGAATTGTCTGTGGGAGGGCAGCTCCCTGTCGTCTCAGGAGACTTCCTCAACTGCCCTCCTTGGGGGGCCTCAGCACCCTCCCAGCTCCCCCTCCAGGGCTCAGGGAGTCCACGGTCCTCCGGCCACCCCTTCCCGTCCTCAGAACACTGGAAGAATTAGGAAACTTTTCCCCTGCATTTGCTGAGGGAGAAAATCACTTCCCAAAAACTTCAACATGGTTCTCTGAATAAATGCTCTGCAAGAGTGATGTCTGTTGCGTGTGTTGTGTTGGGGGCACAAGTTTCGAGTCACCTAGAGCCCATGCTTCGTAGGGACAGGCTGGAGTTAGTTCACCACTTCCTCACATCCTCTTTTGGCTTCCAAAAGGTGACCAGTCCCCTGGAGCTCGTGTGGAGGAATGGCTACCATGTGGCCCCACACTCGTTCCCTGCCTGAAGTTGGAGTAGATGGGCTCTGTGTCCTTCCACCTAGCTTTGCCTCGTGACATCACGCTGCAGCCCACGCCTTCCCCCTCATGTTGTTCAAGCCTTTAGGGCAGTAAAGACGACGGGTCTTCCATAGCTGAAGACCGGGTCAAGACAGGCAAATATTTAAGAACATAGTGTCCGAATCATTTCTAAGAAACAGCTGTCCGTGACTAGAGGATGACACGCgtgggtgcagggtgggggcgTCACTGCTGCACTGGGGGcaggcctgggtgggggagggctgaggAACGGCAGACGCTGCCCAAGAACCTGTCCCTCGGGGCTGGCTCAGGTGTTGGGGAAGCACACGTGGACCCTGAAGCTGTGGTGTCCTTCCTGCCAGTCACCGTGGGAAGTGGCCCCACCCTGGCACATTTCACAGGTTGCCAGGATTGTTGACATTTGTAGTTCAAAAGGATCACTGTGTTGTCAGTGACAGCAATGTCACCTAGGCAATCCCTGACCTCTTAGGGTCAAATACAGTTGATAACGtctttccctgaaaataagacctacccataaaataagccctagcaggatttctaagcattttcataatataaacccaccccgaaaataagacctagtgatgggcatggctacacagtgcatctgcacaacccatgcctcTCGTCCCGGAGTGGtaaaaaagatgagcagcccttctcatctgccccatcgtgacagctactatcccagaggtgacctgaaaggtgcaggcagccccaccaaggtcAGCACCCCCGTCAGGTCCCAGCTGTcttgtgtgctgcaagctgaggcttggaggggaaaataacacatcccctggaaATAAGCTCTAGAGTgccttcttgagaaaaaataaatataaaaccctgtcttattttcggggaaacacggtataagGAAAACATGCCTCACATAAGTGGAaaagtaaggagaaaaaaatgaagatgagaaAGAATGTCCTTGCTGGTGGATAAAGGTGTGTCTTCCCTTGTCGTGCCCCTGTCCTGCTCCCCCTTCCCAGTCTGATCCAGACACCACTTCCGTGAGGCTCATCACGGCGCTGCACAGCTCACTGATGCCGTTTGGAAGAAGCGCACACGGGGCTGTTCTCTGGGCACCAAAGCAACATCTGCAAGGCTGTTGTCAGGCTCAACAACTGCCCCCTTAGGGAAGGTGACCTCAGTACCCTCCTTCCGTCTCTGCTTGGTGACGGCGTGCAAGGTCTGCCCTTAGTGTGCACAGTTCACCCATCAGGATGGAGGGGCCACGTGTGATCTTCACGGGTCTGGAGGAGCCACCGTAGCTATCCCCCAGAACACCTGCCCCTCATGCTCCA
Encoded proteins:
- the LOC105866826 gene encoding uncharacterized protein LOC105866826, whose product is MMESTLDFINDSEPHGSSLGETIPILTFLRTLIFLFICICYVFIKPVKPTRNYIIFIKHQGRAKRRRNGATLRAQRMTPIEAAERQRLLSSTERPLQHSHMNIIFHLHHPAHPHPLCELCHKTARKAPPSLLRESLHAAAPSAAPFASSTASPSASLPGLLPPAPPPHPSAPQPLAVPHPSGHTPRARPLLKPEATVSWENILFFGLRLSRDIDPFRLSSPATHLIHARARHHAPPAPSAPPPPDGTLAVTPPKPVPALQNLGLDIFSPVRAREPTPLFPLKRGTDPANLTVSAFLWWQPHAQDLFPSKWAPCDFKKQLLALHCSEASYAGDPAASLGVSASLSLPNSALLAVWERLVSKRGNFLMWKGVEQYVGSILNHLRPGEHLTASGTTLAAAATQQGAPGSFPRCSSEGKAAELHLSPRPLHPDTSEDEQQQKHLELLWQLLSLCGKSLHSVVLVQDSCLPTLVFITTSSRTFKAEGFLAIDHLHVLCLPQTLPQSQSLTLTQVRPLAPFLSPPRLPPPGPLGPIRIRGVSFLQKKTGVHCQPRLITPGYGSCNTCRTHGCRSLVTLHRETRAMSMSMCHRPLSWVSFIRGHGRKDLQYLLFSPPSFRETSSKIPLKKDASKNQELSKKNGAKVHLSTKNSKHGISKSTGRSLKEFLGEKVRTTKSAPSLHHPLPASSPAGKGAQGDLRPSPSGANCELPEKVWRAEDGRQTGLQPPQGSTDDMLQESPGSTTSPATPTEGQPPDQPRLRKRMLRLWQWLRKPRRKPKGQKNCLWEGSSLSSQETSSTALLGGPQHPPSSPSRAQGVHGPPATPSRPQNTGRIRKLFPCIC